Part of the Haloarcula laminariae genome is shown below.
GTGACGGGTCGGTACTACGCGATGGACCGCGACCAGAACTGGGAGCGGACCCGCCGGGCCTACGACGCCGTCGTCGACGCCGAGGGGGACCACAGCGTCGACACCGCCGTCGCCGCGGCCACCGAGTCCTACGCCCGCGACACCACCGACGAGTTCATCGAGCCGACCGTCGTCGGCGACTACGAGGGAATGGACGACGGCGACGCCGCTATCTTCTTCAACTTCCGGTCGGACCGCGCCCGCCAGCTCTCCCGGATGCTCGCGGACATCCGCCCCGACGCCTGGGGGGCCGACACCGAGCCGCCCACGGTTCGGCTGGTAACGATGACCCAGTACGACAGCACGTTCGACCTCCCCGTCGCCTTCCCGCCCAACCAGCCCGCCGACACCTACGGCGAGGTGCTCTCGGCGGCCGGCCTGACGCAGTTACGGCTGGCCGAGTCCGAGAAGTACCCCCACGTCACCTACTTCCTCAACGGCGGCCGCGAGGTCGAGTTCGAGGGCGAGCGCCGGGAAATCGTCCGGAGCCCCGACGTGCCCACGTACGACCTCCAGCCGGAGATGAGCGCCCCCGGTGTGACCGACAAAGCGCTCGAAGTCATCGACTCCGACGACCCCGACGCGCTCGTCCTGAACTACGCCAACCCCGACATGGTGGGCCACACCGGCGACTTCGACGCCGCCGTCGAGGCCGTCGAAGCCGTCGACGAACAACTGGGCCGGCTGGTCGAGGCCATCCACGGCGCCGGCGGCCACGTCCTCGTCTGTGCCGACCACGGCAACGCCGACGACATGGGCACCGAGGACGACCCCCACACCGCCCACACGACGAACCCGGTACCGTTCATCTACGTCGCGCCGGACGGGACCGCGGCCGGCCTGCGCGCCCGCGACGGCGGCACGCTCGCGGACCTCGCGCCGACCATGCTGGAGCTCATCGACGTGGACCGGCCCGAGGCGATGACCGGCGAGCCGCTGGTCGAGTAATCAGCCGTCGCTTTTGCTGAGATACCGCGACGGCACGCGGTCCGTCGTGTACGTCGCCTCGCCACGTTTGGCGATGTCGCGGCCGTCCCGCTCCATCGCCGCGGCGTCGACTTCGAGAATCACGGGGTCGCTGGCGTGGCGACTGCCCACCGCTCGGGCCGTCTCGACGCTCGCCGAGAGGTGGACCCGCTGGCGGTTCATCGGGCGGAGCCCCTCGGCGAAAATCGAATCGAGGTCGCGGGGCGCGGTGCCGTGATAGAGCGTCTCCGGTACCGGACCGCCGTCGTCCTCGATGGTCACGTCGACCGAGTGGCCGTAGGCCGCCCGCACGCGGTCGGGCTCGTCACTGGTTCCGGGGTCCCGCTCGAACCGGCCCTTCGGGTCCGTCGCCACGACGGCGGTGACGGTCGCCCGGTCGGCCCACCCGTATTTCGACTCGACGGCGTCGACGAGGTCGGGAAACGGCGTCCAGCCCGCCCCGTCGAGCGCCACACCGGCGTCGTCCGGGAAGTGCCGCAGCGCGCCCGACATGAACTTCGAGAGCTGTCGGCGCCGGCTCCCGTCGATGACCCGCTCGCCGACCGCCCCACAGCGCGGGCACTCGCCGCCCTCGAAGAAGCCGTGGTCGCTACACCGTCGAACGTTCTCGGGCATGGTGTCCCGTCGGTCGGTGTCGGTGAAAAGCCCCCTGCTCACCCCGTCCGAAACGACAGGTCGAGCGTCGGCGCGGAGTGCGTGAGCGACCCCATCGAGACGATGTCGACGCCCGTCGCGGCGTAGTCGGGCACCGATTCGACCGTGATTCCGCCGCTGGCCTCGGTGAGCGTCCCGCCGTCGGCCTCTGCCACGAGTTCGACGGCCCGCTCGGTCTCGGCGGGTGTCATGTTGTCGAGCAGGACGATATCGGCGCCCAGCTCGGCGGCCCGGGGGGCGTCCTCGACTGACTCGACCTCGACGTCGAGCTTGGTGGCGAAGGAGGTCCGCTCGCTGAAGTGGTCGATAGCGCCGGCCAGCCCCATCTCGGCGACGTGGTTGTCCTTGACCATCACCATGTGCGAGAGGTCGAGGCGGTGGGTATCGCCGCCGCCGGCCGCGACGGCCCGCTTCTCGACGCCGCGGAGCCCGGGGGTGGTCTTGCGGGTGCCGGCGATAGCGGTGTCCGCGGAGACGCTCCGGGCGGCGTCGACGGCCGCCGCCGTCCTCGTGGCGATACCCGACGCGTGGCCGACCACGTTGACGGCGACGCGTTCGCCGCGCAGCACGTCGCGAGCGGGCCCCGCGACTTCGAGGACCACGTCGCCGGGCTCGATTCGGTCGCCGGCTTCGACCCGCTCGGCGGTTCCACCGCCCCGCTCCGGGGCGCTTCGCACCTCGCAGCCGAGATAGTCGAACACCGCTCGCGCGGCGTCCAGCCCGGCGACGGTTCCGCCCTCCTTCGCCACCAGACGGCCCTCGGTCTCGCCCGGCACGTCGTTGGTCACGTCGTGGTGACCCACGTCCTCGCGGAGCCACCGTTCGACGTCGGCGTCGGTGATCATCAGTCCGCGGCGGGCTCCGGGGCGCTCCCGACGAGGTTGTGGGTCCCCACGGACTCG
Proteins encoded:
- the gpmI gene encoding 2,3-bisphosphoglycerate-independent phosphoglycerate mutase, coding for MQVGLVILDGWGLNPDENARDAVAAAETPNFDRYREAGADSTLTTHGRRVGLPEGQMGNSEVGHLNIGAGRVVKQDSARVSDAVARSRGNSPPDADDQDPPFFENEELLSAFDYAETNDGKVHFMGLVSDGGVHSYQDHLHALIELADERGTEAVTHAFTDGRDTSPKGGEGYLSELSAHAETHGTGHVATVTGRYYAMDRDQNWERTRRAYDAVVDAEGDHSVDTAVAAATESYARDTTDEFIEPTVVGDYEGMDDGDAAIFFNFRSDRARQLSRMLADIRPDAWGADTEPPTVRLVTMTQYDSTFDLPVAFPPNQPADTYGEVLSAAGLTQLRLAESEKYPHVTYFLNGGREVEFEGERREIVRSPDVPTYDLQPEMSAPGVTDKALEVIDSDDPDALVLNYANPDMVGHTGDFDAAVEAVEAVDEQLGRLVEAIHGAGGHVLVCADHGNADDMGTEDDPHTAHTTNPVPFIYVAPDGTAAGLRARDGGTLADLAPTMLELIDVDRPEAMTGEPLVE
- the nadC gene encoding carboxylating nicotinate-nucleotide diphosphorylase — translated: MITDADVERWLREDVGHHDVTNDVPGETEGRLVAKEGGTVAGLDAARAVFDYLGCEVRSAPERGGGTAERVEAGDRIEPGDVVLEVAGPARDVLRGERVAVNVVGHASGIATRTAAAVDAARSVSADTAIAGTRKTTPGLRGVEKRAVAAGGGDTHRLDLSHMVMVKDNHVAEMGLAGAIDHFSERTSFATKLDVEVESVEDAPRAAELGADIVLLDNMTPAETERAVELVAEADGGTLTEASGGITVESVPDYAATGVDIVSMGSLTHSAPTLDLSFRTG
- a CDS encoding RNA 2'-phosphotransferase gives rise to the protein MPENVRRCSDHGFFEGGECPRCGAVGERVIDGSRRRQLSKFMSGALRHFPDDAGVALDGAGWTPFPDLVDAVESKYGWADRATVTAVVATDPKGRFERDPGTSDEPDRVRAAYGHSVDVTIEDDGGPVPETLYHGTAPRDLDSIFAEGLRPMNRQRVHLSASVETARAVGSRHASDPVILEVDAAAMERDGRDIAKRGEATYTTDRVPSRYLSKSDG